In Kordiimonas sp. SCSIO 12610, the sequence TTCCTCATGACTTCCGATAATCTGCCATTATCGGATCGCAATCAACATTTGCACGAGGACGCGAAGGATTACATCGCCAACTCGCTTTCTGATAATACACTGAATGGGTATCGAAGCGATCTGGAACACTATATCGCGTGGGGTGGAAAGCTCCCCGCAACGCCTGAGATGGTCGCGAATTATCTTTCTGACTATGCTGACAGCTTATCGGTTGCGACCTTATCAAGGCGTATCGCTGCTTTATCTAAAATCCACGAATTAAAGAAACACCCATCGCCTACAAAAACAGATATTGTCAGAAGTGTCATGGCGGGGATACGGCGCAAGCACAGCAAACCCCAAAGACAAGCCTCTCCCATAACCAAAGAGCGGTTATTCATGATGCTGGATACCTGTGATAAGGACATCAAAGGTATTAGGGATAGAGCAATCTTGCTCATAGGCTTTACTAGTGCCATGCGTCGATCGGAACTGATTGGGTTAGATAGGAAAGACTTAGAGTTTGTACCTGAAGGTGTGATTATCACCATAGAGCGCTCTAAAACCGATCAGGAAGGCCAAGGCCAGAGAATAGCCATTCCCTTTGCCAAAGGAGATCAGTGCGCTGTGAAGGCGCTTAAAACCTACTTAACAACTGCACAGATTGAGGAAGGGCCGATCTTCCGTTCCATGAATGGAAACAACCTATGGCATGAACGAATGTCATCACGGGGGTTGGTCTACATCATCAAGGCACGAGCAAAAGCCGCAGGCATGGACCCAAGCTATTTCTCAGGACATTCGCTAAGAGCAGGCTTTGTTACCACCGCAGCGCACTCAAGTGTTTCAACATGGCAAATCATGGAGCAAACACGTCATAAATCAGAAGCAACATTAAGGCGCTACATCAGAGAAGCTAATCTCTTCAAAAAGCATGCACTCGATGGGATTTTGTGAAGAGGCGGCAGTTGCTTTAGCTGTGTGCATTTAATTGCAAAAACATTATTATATTCAATTACTTATGAATAATTAAGCTTGACTTTCAGCTGAATATCTTTATTATGATTGCCATATATATAAATGTGCAATTAATTGCACACATGGCTACTAAAATTAGATACAAATACTGATTGATCCATGGAGGGATCGAGCTATACCTTTTAAAGTTATCAACAACACTTCCCCCTCTTCAATAACGACCGGGAAAAGTAATTTTTCCAAGAACGATTTTGGTATACCGAACGAGGAAATTAGCTATACATACACAAGTTATGGTTTAGATGGCAACTCAAGTGAAGTATTTGTTCTAAAGCCAAAAATAGATTACCTCAGGTTCAGTGTTCCCCTAAAAAACAAATCAATAGCGCAATTCAATCAGGCTCATATAGGAAGCATTGAAACAAAGAACTTAAAAGTAAAAGTTTTTTCAAAAAAACACGCACCTAAAGGGCTAAGTGTATCTAACCAAAGATACTATAAAAACTACGAAATCTCTGGGCTTCCAGGTTATGCACTAGTTCAAATGAATCCAATGTATTCCAAGCTAAAGTTTTTCAAGATTACGATCATCCCGTCAGAATGGTCAGAACAGTTAATTGCTGAATTTTGGGAACTCATCGAAAAAATTAGCCAAGGAAACATCACCCCGCATGTATTGGAATACGAAGCAAATCTATTGAGATTAGACTACGCGATAGATTTTATAGGCGCACCGACTCAAGACTTTTATATTAATAAGCCTAAATCAAAAACAAAGAAGAACAGTACGAAACGCAAGGGTAACATATATATCGGCAATGAAGGCAATATGGAAACCTACTATTTGGCACCTTCAACCAACAAGGAAATTAAAGAAAGATCTGCGGCGTATATATACGATAAGAAAGCCAAAAATATTTTCGACAAAAAGCCTGAAAAATGCAAAGGTGCGGATTACACACGATTTGAACTAGTTTTTGTTAGGAACAAACTAAAAAAGAAACAAATCTTTAATTTGATCAATTTCGCGCCCAACAGCGTTAACTATTTCAAACGATACGACATCATAGATTTTCGTGCCTTTAACGTGGAAAACCACGGCAAGGAATATAAACAAGAAAATTGGCTAGTATTTGGCGATGCATCCAAGTTAAGAAGAATTGAGAATGCTTTAGAGATATTCCCATCCAGCACTCAAAAAGTATATAAGATGGGGTTGAGTTATTCACGTTTACGATCTTGGCAATTTAAAAGACTTTGGAATGACAAGTCAAAAAACCTTAACAAAATTTTAGGTAAGTGAAGAGTAATTTTCGAGCATATCATGGTATAGATTAATGCCAACTATAGATAAATACTACACCAAAAATTAAGGCAAATATTTAGAAGTAAATTCATTGAATTGCGTCGATAACACCCAAAGTTCTCTTTAAATCCGTTTCTGTCATTTTCGAAAGCTTTTCATTTATTTGGTTTAGTAAAAGCGCTCTTTCGCTATTCACAACTGTTGCAGTATCTCCAGAAAACAGGGCTGCGGGAGGAATATCGAATACTCTACTTAACAATTCAATTGTAACGAAAGACGGGGATGAATAGCCACGTTCTATTTTCCCCACCATATCAGTTGTCATGTTCAAACGGTCAGCAAGTTCAGCTTGCGTCATATTGTTGATTTTTCTGTATTGACGGACATTCGCCGCAACAATTGATTTAAGCTGCATAACTGCCTCCCAGTTATGAGTAAGCTAATCAATACGAAATCAAATTATGAGGAACTTGTGTTATTGATATTTACATTAAACAATAATTTAATTATTGTTTTATCGTTCTAAATATGGCATTGATTTAACTATACTAATCAATCAGGGGAAATAATTCAGATGCGATACTCTGTTATTATTCTAATCTCTATTCTAGCCTCGGCATGTGTAACAAATTCACCATCACCATATCCAGGTCAGCCTCAGCAAGGCATAGTTTCGATCAAGAAAGTTCACTATTCAGACGCAACAGAGACAATCGAAACTGAACCAAAGCCAGACCCAGAAACTACTATCCTTCAATCGAC encodes:
- a CDS encoding helix-turn-helix domain-containing protein translates to MQLKSIVAANVRQYRKINNMTQAELADRLNMTTDMVGKIERGYSSPSFVTIELLSRVFDIPPAALFSGDTATVVNSERALLLNQINEKLSKMTETDLKRTLGVIDAIQ
- a CDS encoding site-specific integrase translates to MTSDNLPLSDRNQHLHEDAKDYIANSLSDNTLNGYRSDLEHYIAWGGKLPATPEMVANYLSDYADSLSVATLSRRIAALSKIHELKKHPSPTKTDIVRSVMAGIRRKHSKPQRQASPITKERLFMMLDTCDKDIKGIRDRAILLIGFTSAMRRSELIGLDRKDLEFVPEGVIITIERSKTDQEGQGQRIAIPFAKGDQCAVKALKTYLTTAQIEEGPIFRSMNGNNLWHERMSSRGLVYIIKARAKAAGMDPSYFSGHSLRAGFVTTAAHSSVSTWQIMEQTRHKSEATLRRYIREANLFKKHALDGIL